Proteins co-encoded in one Pelobates fuscus isolate aPelFus1 chromosome 5, aPelFus1.pri, whole genome shotgun sequence genomic window:
- the LOC134612624 gene encoding serine/threonine-protein phosphatase PGAM5, mitochondrial-like isoform X1, producing MFLRRAVIAAGGSAVALFAAVSVGRSEDDSDPLSAGWDSNWDSRASLAKQPGVLRYTEDKYEYHRKEDYKNKSNRHIFLIQHANYKTYTSSDKLTAEGYEQADLTGKRLATLAKGPGMAEKRQAIQFKHIIYSPQTTTKETAERISRHLPGVTMFSSDSLNEGPPIQTSQDPDWKPDLNHLETPFRKYIYRPDPEQSEDTYEIMVCHADLIRYIVCKSLQLPLKAWSRMSLYHGSVTKLVVQQDGNVRLKTLGDAGFMPHNLLTKP from the exons ATGTTTCTCCGTAGAGCTGTGATCGCCGCCGGGGGTTCTGCTGTCGCTCTTTTTGCCGCCGTGTCTGTGGGTAGGAGTGAGGATGACTCGGATCCATTGTCAGCGGGTTGGGACAGTAACTGGGACAG CCGTGCATCACTAGCAAAACAACCTGGTGTGCTCAGATATACAGAGGACAAGTATGAATACCACCGGAAGGAAGACTACAAGAATAAATCCAATCGTCACATCTTCCTGATACAACATGCAAACTATAAAACTTATACCAGCTCTGACAAACTGACTGCTGAAG GTTATGAGCAGGCAGATCTCACCGGGAAGCGTCTGGCAACACTGGCTAAAGGCCCAGgaatggctgaaaagagacaagCAATACAATTTAAGCACATTATTTATTCACCTCAGACCACAACTAAAGAAACTGCTGAAAGAATCAGCAGGCACTTACCAG GTGTCACTATGTTTAGCAGTGATTCGCTTAATGAAGGGCCTCCAATTCAGACTTCTCAAGATCCTGACTGGAAACCTGATCTTAAT CATCTAGAGACTCCATTCAGAAAGTACATCTACCGTCCAGATCCTGAGCAATCCGAAGACACCTATGAGATAATGGTCTGCCATGCTGATTTAATCCGCTACATTGTGTGCAA GTCACTGCAACTCCCACTTAAAGCATGGTCCCGAATGTCACTTTATCACGGAAGTGTTACCAAGCTGGTGGTACAACAGGATGGCAATGTTCGACTGAAGACGCTTGGTGATGCTGGATTTATGCCTCATAACTTGCTCACAAAGCCTTAA
- the LOC134612624 gene encoding serine/threonine-protein phosphatase PGAM5, mitochondrial-like isoform X2, which translates to MFLRRAVIAAGGSAVALFAAVSVGRSEDDSDPLSAGWDSNWDSRASLAKQPGVLRYTEDKYEYHRKEDYKNKSNRHIFLIQHANYKTYTSSDKLTAEGYEQADLTGKRLATLAKGPGMAEKRQAIQFKHIIYSPQTTTKETAERISRHLPGVTMFSSDSLNEGPPIQTSQDPDWKPDLNHLETPFRKYIYRPDPEQSEDTYEIMVCHADLIRYIVCKL; encoded by the exons ATGTTTCTCCGTAGAGCTGTGATCGCCGCCGGGGGTTCTGCTGTCGCTCTTTTTGCCGCCGTGTCTGTGGGTAGGAGTGAGGATGACTCGGATCCATTGTCAGCGGGTTGGGACAGTAACTGGGACAG CCGTGCATCACTAGCAAAACAACCTGGTGTGCTCAGATATACAGAGGACAAGTATGAATACCACCGGAAGGAAGACTACAAGAATAAATCCAATCGTCACATCTTCCTGATACAACATGCAAACTATAAAACTTATACCAGCTCTGACAAACTGACTGCTGAAG GTTATGAGCAGGCAGATCTCACCGGGAAGCGTCTGGCAACACTGGCTAAAGGCCCAGgaatggctgaaaagagacaagCAATACAATTTAAGCACATTATTTATTCACCTCAGACCACAACTAAAGAAACTGCTGAAAGAATCAGCAGGCACTTACCAG GTGTCACTATGTTTAGCAGTGATTCGCTTAATGAAGGGCCTCCAATTCAGACTTCTCAAGATCCTGACTGGAAACCTGATCTTAAT CATCTAGAGACTCCATTCAGAAAGTACATCTACCGTCCAGATCCTGAGCAATCCGAAGACACCTATGAGATAATGGTCTGCCATGCTGATTTAATCCGCTACATTGTGTGCAA GCTTTAA